The following nucleotide sequence is from Roseivirga sp. BDSF3-8.
CCGCTCAAACAGGCCTACGTTAGCACACCCGGCCAGTAATACGCCCTGGTTAGTTTGTCCAAGGGCATAGACATTTGCACCTACCAGGTCCGGCGGCATCCGGTCGTTGTCTGGAGATATAAAGCGGTCTTTGTGCCAGACCAACAATCCGTTACGTGTGCCAAGCCATAGTTCACCACCCTCGGTAAAGAAAATAGAGGTGATCGTTTGTCGCTCAGTACCCGGCACTACCTTAAATCTTTCGCCGCTTTGACGCAAAAGCCCGCCTCCATTCGTGCCTGCCAGCAGATTTCCATCCTGATCCAGGTTCAGGCACAGCACGCCACTCGCAGTCATACCCTCCGTGGTGCCCTGATTAAAGACGGTGAATCTGATGCCATCAAAACGAACGATGCCATTGAATGTAGCAAGCCATAGATATCCTTGCGAATCCTGCTGGATATCCAGAACAGAGTTGTTAGGAAGCCCCTCCCTCATGGTCCACTGATCCTGAAGGTACTGAGTCAGAAGTTTGCGTTTAGATACAGACTTCTTCTCCTGAGCAGAGGCAGAGTGATCAAAGGTGATCAACATAGCCAGAAGAACTATAAGCAGATATGAGCCAGCCCTTCCTTGAAGCATAGAGTATTCTGAATTATGAAAAATAATGTTAGTGAAAAAATCTTTCCCCCGAAAGAATGCATGTTTAAACACATACCAGGATAAGGCACTAGCACCCAGTAAGAATCAACATTATTAAACAATAAGCCCCTTATAGTACTTCTTTTTAAGAATTAATTAAGGATAAGATGTTTGGACTATTCAAAAAGAAAACCGAAGAGCAGAAACTGGAAGAACAATACAGGAAACTGCTACAGGAAGCCCGCGACATACAACGGGGCGGGGACATGAAGGCATTTGCTATCAAAAGTGCCGAAGCTGAGGAAGTTGCCAAAAGACTGGAAGCACTTCGTCAGGCGAAATAACCTATCATACTACCACACGCATCTTACCCTCATTCCTATCTTCATATTTTCCTGAAATTCATTTTATTTACAACCAGAACTTATCTGGTTGAAAAATGAATACTCCTGCTGAAGCTGATCCCACCACTAAAGTAGCATCACAAAATGCCCCCCAGGTGGAAGAAGGTGTGCGCCGTATAGACCGTAAGTACCTCACTGATTCCATACTCGGCGCGTTTTACCTTGAAAAAGGCCTGCTTTTTACCATAAAGATGCTCTTTGTAGACCCCGCCAGGGTCCTGAGGGAGTTCTTATTTACTGACCAACGCAGCCGGTATACCAAGCCGCTTGGCTTCCTAATCCTCTCCTCTTCCATTGCTGCTATTATCGTCTTTAGCTTTAGTGACCATGGAGATATATTCTTACAGGGGTTTAACGAAGGGTTTGAAACCGGCGAAAGCATGCGCCAGCAGGAAGAGGTCTTACCCCCTGACGCCGAAAGCGGCGCCTTGAATGAAGAGGATAGTAAACAGGTAGCAAAGGAAAAAGCCAAAGAGAACGCAGTCCGGCAGGTAGGGGTTCTCACCTCTTATTACTCCCAGAATTTCAACTTGTTTCTTATCATTTATGTCCCTTTCTGTGCGCTTTTTTGCCATTTGTTTTTTAGAAAAGATAAATGGTATTTCACAGAGCACCTGGTATCCAATGCCTATTTGATCAGCATTCAGAACGTTATTAGTCTGCCCTTCTTCCTACTAGCCTTCCTCTCTCCTCTTATTATGGGAATCTACGTTATCCTGGGGGCTGTGTACCAGGTTTATTTTTATAACAGGGTGTACATGGCTGGCAGAGGAGTGAAAGGCATTTTGCGGATAATGGCCGTGATCAGCCTTAGCAGTGTTTGCTACATGATATTTCTTATTATACTGATGGTCGGGGCATTAATTATGACGCTGATCTGAAAGCCCACTATTCCAGTTTAAGGTTTACTGGTCTGTCGAAAAATAAATTGTAACTTTACATTAGCTATTATTAACCCAACCTAAAAACATGAAACAGCTCATTGTTCTTTTATAAGCAGGTACTATCCTGTCCGGGTGCGCCAGTGCCTATACCCAAATTGCTCCTTCCAGCCTGCGTTATGATTCTGAAACCTCCGGAGGCATTCTGACCGGCATTCGGCAAAATGCTTTATCTGCCCGCGGGGGGAATAAGAAGTATGCTAAAAAATCTAACAAGAAAGGGGTTAGCCTGGTAGCCGTTAAAATCGTTAATACTACCGACAAGCCTCTCACTTTTGGTAAAGAAATAAACGTATTTAGTGGAAACCGGGAAGTGATACCCCTGAATACTGAACTTGTTTACAATCAGCTAAAACAGGGAGAGCTAATCTACTTGTTGTACTTGCCTCTCACATTCCTGACCCTCGAAACCGGCAATGAAGTAACCCCGATAGGATATGTATTGGGGCCTGGTATTACTGTCGGAAACATTATGGGGGCAAGTGCTGCGAATAAAAACTTTAAGAGAGATTTAATGGAAAACAACCTGGTAAATCAGGAATAGCCCCCGGCGAAACAGTCTATGGGCTTATTGGTCTGCAATCCACTGATGCAGGGATGTTGAACTTTAAAGTCTCTGCAGAAACACCAGCGTACTCTGAATAAACGACAGTTTATTGCTGTATCGGAAATAATATAAAAGAGGGCCTCTAGCCCTCTTTTCTTATTTAAATGCTAATAAGTTCTGACTTACTCCCGTCAGATTAGCCAGACGGTACAGCACCCTGGCTCCCACGTTTGCGTCCCATTCATTTTCTTCTCCGGGAGATACCTCACACAGGTCAAAGCCTATGACGGTACGGCCGCTTTGTACCACCTTTTTAATCAGGTGCATGGCTTCATCGTAGCTGAAGCCACCGGGCACTGGTGTGCCGGTATTGGGGCAAAGCTTAGGGTCCAGCCCGTCTATGTCAAAACTCACATACACCTTATCCGGCAGCGTCTTCACGATCTCATCACACTGGGCTGCCCAGTTCTTTCCCCCAAACTGCTCCTCTTTCAGGTCCCAGTCATAAAATGTTCTGATACGGCCTGCCGACTCATCTATCATATTCACCTCAGCATCACATATGTCGCGGATCCCCACCTGCACCAAGTGCGAGATCTGATCCAGCTTCAGCGCATTGAACATAATACTGGCATGAGAGTAAGTAAAGCCTTCGTAAGCATCCCGAAGGTCAGCGTGGGCATCTATCTGCAGTATCCCAAAGCTTTCATGCCTCGCAGCCAGTGCCTGCAATAGCCCCAGGGGCGTGCTGTGGTCCCCACCCAGCAGGCCTACTATCTTTCCTTCTTCCAGCAGCGCCTCGGAATGCTCGCGCACCCAGCGTACCATGTTTTCACATTCCAGGTTTATCGCTTTCAGGTCTTCTCCACCTTCCCGCACCTGCCGCGTTTCCAGGGCATGGATGTAGGCTTCAGACTTTTTCCTGAGCACTTCACTGGATTTATGCCAGTCCATGGGCATATCTGCCATGCACAGGCCCATCTTCCAGGCATCCTTTATATCCGGCTGGTATAGGTCCAGTTGGGGAGAGGCATTTAATACACCAATGGGTCCGTCGGCCGTGCCGGCAGAGTAGGAAACCGTTACCTCCCATGGCATGGGTAAGATAACCATGGTGGCCTCCTCCGGTTCAAACGGAAGGCCAAAAAGAGACCCCAGGGCGCCTACGCCGTTGGGGTCAAATGATTCGATCTTCTTTTTTAGCAGCTTATCGCTCATAATAAAATCGTCGAAATTAGATCAGTTATTGCCTTCTGCCCCTTTACCGATCATCCGTTGCACAAAATTAGGTAATGCAAAAGATGAGCGATGCAAGGCGGGGTTATAATACTGCAGGTCGTGTTTACCGCAGAACGCTTCTGCCCTGGCTTCATCATAATTTTTTAGCGGATGCAACTGACCCTTTGATGAGAAACTGAAGCTCCACATACCCGTAGGATAGGTAGGTATATGAGCCAGGTAGCAGTGTACATGATCCATACCGAAGATCTCGCGGTACACCTGGTAAATCTCTTTAAACACCTTATTATTAAAGCGGGGGCTCTCACTCTGGGTGATCATGATGCCATCGCTGGTGAGTATCCGATGAACCTGCTGGTAAAACTCTTTGGTAAAGAGCCCTTCGCTTGGCCCGACGGGGTCGGTAGAGTCTACAATTACCAGATCAAACGCTTCGTCAGCGCACTCATTCACATATTTTATGCCATCGTCGATCTTAAGCGTGAGCCTGGAATCATCTAAAGACTTACTTATTGCGGGTAGATGTAACTTACTGGCTTCCACAACTTTATCATCTATCTCCACCATCACTACTTCATCCAGGTTTTCGTGCTTTAGCAACTCACGGGCCGTGCCGCCGTCACCCCCGCCAATGATGAGGGCACGCTTAGCCTTGCCATGCACCAGCATAGGTGTATGAGTAATCATCTCATGGTATACATACTCATCCTCTTCCGTACACATAACCATCCCGTCCAGCGTCAGCATGTTACCGTAGGCAAGGGTTTTGTACACCTCTACTTTCTGGAAATCCGTTTGCGCTTCGTACAGCTTCTCCCCGCTGTGCTTAAGGCTCAAGGCAATATTGTCATTACGCTCCGTAAACCAGATGTCGCGGCTGCGGAGTGGCGTACCATCTTCAGCGCTGGCCTGGTCCCGCAATTGGGCTACGTTAAAGTCGCGTTTCTTAAGCAGGCTCATTTCCCCTCTGCGCATCTCTATGGCTGAGGCGTGGGCCGATTGAAAAGCTTTCTTCAGTTCAGCCTGAGACACCCACGGGTCTACCGAGTCACCGCAGGTAAACAGGTCTACGGAGGCATAGCCATATTCCGGCCAGGTGTGGATGGCCAGGTGACTTTCCTGGATTACCACTACACCAGATACGCCGTAAGGACTGAAATGATGAAATGTTGAGTTAATGATTGTGGCTCCGGCTGTTTCGGCGGCTCCGCACATGCTTTGTTCGATATGAACGACATCGTTAAGCGATTCGGGACTACAATCGTAAAATTCTACAATTATATGACGGCCTAATGCTCCCATTCGAATAGAAAAAAATTAAACGTTAAAATAAGGGGCGCAAAGTAAAGAATATTTTATCACACCCTGATTATATACTTGTCAACAGGGTGTTTGTTTGCCTCACCCCTATTCAGGATGGCTCACAGACACAAGGTGGCCGGTATTGCCGGACACTGCGGCCCAGGTCCCGGTCTCAAAATTTATGTGCACCATGCCACCGGGAGATATATTTCCTACCTCATCCCCAATGAGATACTCGGCAAAGTAAGACAGGGTCGGATTATGACCTATGATACAGAGGCTGCTATGCTTATCATCTGCCTCATTTATCACTTTCAGGTAAGTCCGGACAGAGGCCTCATACAGTTCATCCATAAAATTTATATGCTGTATATCGAAAAAAACCTGTTCAGCCAGCCGTGAGGCTGTTTCTTGTGCACGGCGTGCCGTACTACATAATATAATGTCAGGTCGCATATCTGCCGTATCCAGCTTTTTACCAAGGCGAGAGGCATCCGTAAGCCCCTTTTGTGAAAGAGGACGTTCGTGGTCTTTGCGGTCAGTAGAGGGGAGTTCTGCCTCCGCATGTCGTATGAGTAACAGGTGCTTAACCATTTTGCTTTTTCATGAGTTAAACGGGTCGAAATAGCAAGTGGTAAAGGTAGGCATTCATACCTATTAATTCCCGACGTTTGTTTTTTATATTGATTTTTCTTCATATTTGAAGACTTTTGAATCTTAAACCTTAGAAGAATGCCCAAGAACCTGGTCATTGTCGAGTCACCGGCAAAAGCAAAAACAATAGAGGGGTACCTGGGAAAAGACTTCACCGTTACGTCAAGTTACGGCCATGTGCGCGATCTGCCTAAGGCGGATAAAGCGATAGATATAGAAAACGGATTTAAG
It contains:
- a CDS encoding agmatinase family protein, yielding MSDKLLKKKIESFDPNGVGALGSLFGLPFEPEEATMVILPMPWEVTVSYSAGTADGPIGVLNASPQLDLYQPDIKDAWKMGLCMADMPMDWHKSSEVLRKKSEAYIHALETRQVREGGEDLKAINLECENMVRWVREHSEALLEEGKIVGLLGGDHSTPLGLLQALAARHESFGILQIDAHADLRDAYEGFTYSHASIMFNALKLDQISHLVQVGIRDICDAEVNMIDESAGRIRTFYDWDLKEEQFGGKNWAAQCDEIVKTLPDKVYVSFDIDGLDPKLCPNTGTPVPGGFSYDEAMHLIKKVVQSGRTVIGFDLCEVSPGEENEWDANVGARVLYRLANLTGVSQNLLAFK
- a CDS encoding Lacal_2735 family protein; the encoded protein is MFGLFKKKTEEQKLEEQYRKLLQEARDIQRGGDMKAFAIKSAEAEEVAKRLEALRQAK
- a CDS encoding DUF3667 domain-containing protein gives rise to the protein MNTPAEADPTTKVASQNAPQVEEGVRRIDRKYLTDSILGAFYLEKGLLFTIKMLFVDPARVLREFLFTDQRSRYTKPLGFLILSSSIAAIIVFSFSDHGDIFLQGFNEGFETGESMRQQEEVLPPDAESGALNEEDSKQVAKEKAKENAVRQVGVLTSYYSQNFNLFLIIYVPFCALFCHLFFRKDKWYFTEHLVSNAYLISIQNVISLPFFLLAFLSPLIMGIYVILGAVYQVYFYNRVYMAGRGVKGILRIMAVISLSSVCYMIFLIILMVGALIMTLI
- a CDS encoding histidine phosphatase family protein — encoded protein: MVKHLLLIRHAEAELPSTDRKDHERPLSQKGLTDASRLGKKLDTADMRPDIILCSTARRAQETASRLAEQVFFDIQHINFMDELYEASVRTYLKVINEADDKHSSLCIIGHNPTLSYFAEYLIGDEVGNISPGGMVHINFETGTWAAVSGNTGHLVSVSHPE
- the speE gene encoding polyamine aminopropyltransferase; translation: MGALGRHIIVEFYDCSPESLNDVVHIEQSMCGAAETAGATIINSTFHHFSPYGVSGVVVIQESHLAIHTWPEYGYASVDLFTCGDSVDPWVSQAELKKAFQSAHASAIEMRRGEMSLLKKRDFNVAQLRDQASAEDGTPLRSRDIWFTERNDNIALSLKHSGEKLYEAQTDFQKVEVYKTLAYGNMLTLDGMVMCTEEDEYVYHEMITHTPMLVHGKAKRALIIGGGDGGTARELLKHENLDEVVMVEIDDKVVEASKLHLPAISKSLDDSRLTLKIDDGIKYVNECADEAFDLVIVDSTDPVGPSEGLFTKEFYQQVHRILTSDGIMITQSESPRFNNKVFKEIYQVYREIFGMDHVHCYLAHIPTYPTGMWSFSFSSKGQLHPLKNYDEARAEAFCGKHDLQYYNPALHRSSFALPNFVQRMIGKGAEGNN